A stretch of the Halomonas sp. BDJS001 genome encodes the following:
- a CDS encoding amino acid ABC transporter substrate-binding protein has translation MRRSLLLGWCSLLVMMSGGEAAYAETPIDSLERIEATGVLRVGYGDTAPFSYLDNHGNVVGYSIDICQRLAKQLQVQLGLPSMDIEYVYRTPSNRVQLLNSGDIDIECNASTNTPERRQSAQFALSHFFVSVHYVALKENGFTTLEDLAGRSVSVARGTVNVSQINQVNRERQLNLSVVPVETLQEAFDLVADGRVAAFAMDDILLSTMIAESEHPDAYALSEEAITSTEPLGFLMRLGDDAFAAEVNKALEHIYTSPEMPLLYERWFQQPIPGKGITLNVPMSTVLAEHFIAPREMNAD, from the coding sequence ATGCGCCGGAGTTTATTGCTTGGGTGGTGTAGTTTGTTGGTAATGATGTCTGGTGGAGAGGCAGCCTATGCAGAGACGCCTATCGATTCGCTTGAACGCATAGAAGCAACCGGCGTATTAAGGGTTGGCTATGGTGATACAGCGCCATTCTCTTATTTAGACAATCACGGTAACGTCGTCGGTTACTCTATTGATATTTGTCAACGTTTAGCGAAACAGCTGCAAGTGCAGTTAGGTCTGCCTTCCATGGATATAGAGTATGTGTATCGTACGCCTAGTAATCGGGTACAACTGCTCAATAGCGGTGATATCGATATTGAGTGTAATGCCAGTACTAATACCCCAGAGCGACGGCAGAGTGCGCAGTTTGCACTGAGCCATTTCTTTGTCTCGGTGCATTATGTGGCCCTGAAAGAGAATGGGTTTACCACCCTGGAGGACTTGGCCGGACGAAGCGTGAGCGTTGCTAGGGGCACCGTTAATGTCAGCCAGATCAACCAGGTCAATCGAGAACGGCAACTGAACTTGTCGGTCGTGCCAGTTGAGACATTGCAGGAAGCGTTTGACTTAGTCGCTGATGGGCGCGTAGCGGCCTTCGCGATGGATGATATATTACTGAGCACAATGATTGCTGAGTCCGAGCACCCTGACGCATACGCGCTTTCCGAAGAAGCCATCACGTCGACAGAGCCACTCGGTTTTTTAATGCGATTGGGCGACGACGCCTTTGCAGCTGAGGTGAACAAGGCTCTTGAGCATATTTATACCAGTCCGGAAATGCCGCTGCTTTACGAACGATGGTTTCAGCAACCTATTCCTGGCAAAGGCATTACGCTTAATGTACCGATGAGCACCGTATTGGCTGAGCATTTTATCGCCCCTCGCGAGATGAATGCAGATTAA
- a CDS encoding YbaK/EbsC family protein — MGIETVRQFFAEHAPDVKIKVLETSTATVQLAAEAHGVAPGQIAKTLAFKVGEKPLLIVASGDARIDNRKIRDTFGGKAKMLDAETVMELTSHPVGGVCPFGLATDLPVYCDESLHAYDEVLPAAGSPTSAVRLSPKRLAELVNAKWVDVCKLPESDYLLSSQANAKHLETSIEQYHSGQAQPRSLFEK, encoded by the coding sequence ATGGGCATCGAAACCGTTCGCCAATTCTTTGCCGAGCATGCACCGGATGTAAAGATCAAAGTGCTTGAAACCAGCACCGCTACGGTGCAGCTGGCCGCCGAGGCTCATGGTGTCGCCCCTGGTCAAATCGCCAAAACACTGGCATTCAAAGTCGGTGAAAAGCCGCTACTCATTGTCGCCAGCGGCGATGCGCGTATCGACAATCGCAAGATTCGCGATACTTTCGGCGGCAAGGCCAAAATGCTCGACGCCGAGACGGTGATGGAACTCACCAGCCACCCGGTCGGCGGCGTTTGCCCCTTTGGCCTCGCCACCGACCTGCCGGTTTACTGCGATGAATCGCTCCACGCCTATGACGAAGTGCTACCCGCCGCAGGCTCGCCCACTAGCGCCGTGCGCCTAAGCCCAAAGCGCCTGGCCGAGCTGGTCAATGCCAAGTGGGTTGATGTGTGCAAGTTGCCGGAGAGTGATTACTTGCTCAGTTCTCAAGCCAACGCCAAACATTTAGAGACATCAATTGAGCAGTACCATTCTGGACAGGCACAGCCACGTTCACTATTTGAAAAATAA
- a CDS encoding efflux RND transporter permease subunit produces the protein MVNLTGDGYSMPDLADHADFLKRELALVKGVAKVSLSGEHEERIYIEVDRERLRALNIPLARLQQLLETQNAVADSGHLKQDGRRFRITPTGSAANIDDLRALIVSEGDGELVRLSDIADVSRELAEQPQQLYRDMGRPAISLGVSFESGVNVVEVGERLEQRLDELQNRTPLGMELNVVYNQPQVVDDAVSGFLVSLIQAVAIVIVVLMLFMGWRSGLLMGFILLITIIGTFMLMRFHGLQLEKISLGALIIALGMLVDNAIVVTEGMLVGLKRGNTIRDSAHQVIRQNAWPLLAATLIAIAAFAPIGLSPDTTGEFIGSLFFVLLYSLLLSWITALTLTPFYFKLFFRNVAPGDGQEDPYKGVVYRFVGRVIIAGIRWRWITLVLMVAVLAGAVVGFGSVKNAFFPASNTPIFFVDYRTPEGTDILETQRRVSELEERVMEMDGIRHLTTTVGGGAQRFTLTYSPEDRYSSYAQLIVETDDKAIQHDRMADVEQVLKHDHSDIDYKIAPLEVGPAPKAKLEARLYGSDPAVLRQLGDQVEAMFRDTPNMTSVRTSWRNRVQVIEPAFLEDTARRLGVSREDLASTLALSTSGSQVGVYRDGSDLIPIVARAIPEQRHDVDNLGSLNVWSEEQSRYITADQVIRDITTQVADPLIMRRNRERMLAVYGEPDPLSGVTAASVLAEIRPRVEALDLPAGYRLEWGGEYETAGEAQSGLFASLPLGIVMMFILTVVLFNNFRQPLAIWSLVPLTIIGVVGALLITGLPFSFMALLGTLSLIGMVIKNAIVLVEEINVQLPLHQDRYHAVVRAAVSRVRPVAMAALTTMLGMIPLISDAFFASMAVALIGGLGVATLLTLIVLPVVYCVLYRIRIHPDK, from the coding sequence ATGGTCAACCTGACCGGCGATGGGTATAGCATGCCGGATCTGGCTGACCACGCTGATTTCCTCAAGCGTGAGCTCGCGCTGGTGAAGGGCGTTGCGAAAGTGTCATTAAGCGGTGAGCATGAAGAACGCATCTATATCGAAGTTGATCGCGAACGTCTTCGCGCGCTCAATATTCCGCTTGCTCGTCTGCAGCAACTGCTTGAGACCCAAAATGCCGTGGCAGACTCAGGGCATCTTAAACAGGATGGCCGCCGTTTTCGCATCACGCCCACGGGGAGTGCAGCGAATATTGACGATCTGCGCGCCCTGATTGTCAGCGAGGGCGATGGCGAGCTGGTGCGGCTGAGCGACATTGCCGATGTGAGCCGTGAGCTGGCGGAGCAGCCCCAGCAGCTTTACCGCGATATGGGCAGGCCGGCGATCTCGCTGGGCGTCTCGTTTGAAAGCGGCGTCAATGTGGTTGAGGTGGGGGAACGGCTAGAGCAGCGTTTGGATGAACTGCAAAACCGCACGCCGCTGGGCATGGAGCTAAACGTCGTTTACAACCAGCCCCAGGTGGTCGATGACGCAGTATCCGGTTTCCTGGTCAGCTTGATCCAGGCGGTGGCCATCGTCATCGTGGTGCTGATGCTGTTTATGGGATGGCGCAGCGGGCTATTAATGGGCTTTATTCTGCTGATCACCATTATCGGCACCTTTATGTTGATGCGCTTTCACGGGCTGCAGCTGGAGAAAATCTCGCTGGGGGCACTGATTATTGCTCTTGGGATGCTGGTGGATAACGCCATTGTGGTCACCGAAGGCATGTTGGTAGGGTTAAAGCGCGGCAACACTATTCGTGATTCAGCCCACCAAGTGATTCGCCAAAACGCCTGGCCCTTGCTGGCGGCCACGCTGATCGCGATTGCCGCCTTTGCGCCCATCGGTCTATCGCCCGACACCACCGGAGAGTTCATAGGCTCGCTATTCTTCGTGCTGCTCTACTCACTGCTGCTGAGCTGGATCACGGCGCTGACGTTAACGCCCTTCTACTTCAAGCTGTTTTTCCGCAACGTTGCCCCCGGCGATGGTCAGGAGGATCCCTACAAAGGCGTGGTTTACCGTTTTGTAGGCCGCGTGATTATCGCCGGTATTCGTTGGCGCTGGATAACCTTGGTACTGATGGTGGCCGTATTGGCGGGTGCCGTGGTGGGCTTTGGTTCGGTTAAAAATGCCTTTTTCCCAGCCTCCAATACGCCGATCTTTTTTGTCGATTACCGCACGCCGGAAGGCACTGATATTCTCGAAACCCAGCGCCGCGTTAGCGAGCTGGAAGAGCGCGTGATGGAGATGGACGGCATTCGCCACCTGACGACTACCGTCGGCGGTGGGGCGCAGCGCTTCACGCTCACCTATTCGCCGGAAGACCGCTATTCAAGCTATGCACAGTTGATTGTCGAAACCGATGATAAGGCGATTCAGCACGACCGCATGGCCGACGTCGAGCAAGTGCTTAAGCACGATCATAGCGATATCGACTATAAAATCGCCCCACTGGAAGTGGGGCCCGCCCCCAAAGCCAAGCTAGAAGCGCGTTTGTACGGCAGCGATCCGGCAGTGCTACGTCAGTTAGGTGATCAGGTTGAAGCCATGTTCCGTGATACGCCGAATATGACCAGCGTGCGCACCAGCTGGCGTAACCGCGTGCAGGTGATTGAGCCGGCCTTTCTTGAGGATACCGCACGCAGACTGGGGGTCTCCCGTGAAGATCTGGCCAGCACCCTTGCCCTCAGCACTAGCGGCAGCCAAGTGGGGGTTTACCGCGATGGCAGCGATCTGATCCCGATAGTGGCTCGGGCGATCCCCGAACAGCGCCACGACGTAGACAATTTAGGCTCGTTGAACGTATGGAGTGAAGAGCAAAGCCGTTACATTACGGCCGATCAAGTGATCCGCGATATCACCACCCAGGTAGCGGATCCTCTTATTATGCGCCGCAACCGTGAACGCATGCTGGCGGTGTACGGCGAGCCTGACCCGTTAAGCGGGGTGACTGCCGCCAGCGTATTGGCTGAGATTCGCCCAAGGGTGGAGGCGTTAGATCTACCCGCGGGCTATCGGCTGGAGTGGGGCGGAGAGTACGAGACCGCAGGCGAAGCGCAGAGTGGGCTATTTGCCTCACTGCCCCTTGGTATCGTGATGATGTTTATTCTCACTGTGGTGCTGTTCAATAACTTCCGTCAGCCGCTGGCTATTTGGTCGCTGGTGCCATTAACCATTATTGGTGTAGTGGGCGCGCTGTTGATCACCGGGTTGCCCTTCTCGTTTATGGCGCTGCTGGGCACGCTAAGTTTGATCGGTATGGTGATTAAAAATGCCATCGTGCTGGTGGAGGAGATCAATGTGCAGTTGCCGCTACACCAAGACCGCTACCACGCCGTGGTGCGAGCAGCCGTCAGCCGGGTTCGCCCGGTCGCCATGGCCGCATTGACCACCATGCTGGGGATGATCCCGCTGATTAGCGATGCTTTCTTCGCCAGCATGGCGGTCGCGCTGATCGGTGGTCTTGGTGTCGCTACGCTATTAACCCTGATAGTGCTGCCGGTGGTTTACTGCGTGCTCTACCGGATTCGCATACACCCGGATAAATAA
- a CDS encoding TetR family transcriptional regulator, which produces MSRRKADAERTREAILDAAEATFLAQGVSRTTLAHIAQAAGVTRGAIYWHFEDKAAVFDALLERVRIPLDEIVDDAIQRLGATPVECLRDIAQRSLAGICHDLPLQRAATIVLHRCEKLEEEHPRICMITRLSEHAEARVEQLFEQAQVAGTLRADLTPASARRQFHGFLIGVCFDWLQDPQQHSLADESSGIVETLMRGLFNTQTV; this is translated from the coding sequence ATGTCCCGTCGTAAGGCCGACGCTGAACGTACCCGCGAGGCGATTCTTGACGCTGCGGAAGCCACGTTTCTGGCTCAAGGCGTTTCACGTACTACGCTGGCGCATATCGCCCAAGCGGCCGGGGTGACCCGGGGAGCCATTTATTGGCACTTTGAGGATAAAGCAGCGGTCTTTGATGCATTGCTGGAGCGAGTACGTATTCCGCTAGATGAAATCGTTGATGATGCGATACAGCGGCTAGGCGCGACACCGGTCGAATGCCTGCGCGATATTGCCCAACGATCACTCGCGGGCATTTGTCACGATTTACCACTGCAGAGGGCAGCCACCATCGTGCTGCACCGTTGCGAGAAACTGGAAGAGGAGCACCCGCGGATCTGCATGATCACTCGACTCTCTGAGCACGCAGAGGCGCGAGTAGAGCAGTTGTTTGAACAGGCACAAGTAGCTGGTACTTTACGCGCTGACCTAACCCCAGCCAGCGCCCGACGCCAATTTCATGGCTTTTTGATTGGCGTCTGTTTCGACTGGCTACAGGATCCCCAGCAGCATTCTCTGGCGGATGAGAGCAGCGGCATCGTGGAAACGTTAATGCGTGGTTTATTTAACACTCAAACCGTATAA
- a CDS encoding efflux RND transporter permease subunit has protein sequence MVDYFLRHRAASYLMTVVLLAGGALSFLGMGQLEFPEFTIRNALITTQYPGATPEEVEQEVTSTLEESIQEMSSIKRVSSVSSDGLSQITVELESTVQNEELQQLWDSLRRKVQDAQAALPPGRVNPA, from the coding sequence ATGGTCGACTACTTCCTACGCCACCGCGCGGCCAGCTATTTAATGACGGTGGTGCTGCTGGCGGGCGGCGCGCTATCGTTTTTAGGCATGGGCCAACTGGAGTTCCCCGAATTTACCATCCGCAATGCGTTGATCACCACACAGTATCCCGGAGCGACGCCTGAAGAGGTCGAACAGGAAGTCACCTCGACCCTGGAAGAGTCAATCCAGGAGATGTCATCAATCAAGCGTGTTAGTTCGGTAAGCTCTGATGGTCTCTCGCAGATTACCGTTGAGCTTGAAAGCACGGTACAAAATGAAGAGCTGCAGCAACTGTGGGACTCGCTGCGCCGTAAAGTACAGGATGCCCAAGCTGCGCTCCCGCCGGGGCGAGTCAATCCCGCGTAA
- the codB gene encoding cytosine permease, whose product MHNSDYPLSEVPTSARKGLLSTSAVLLGFTFFTATMWAGGTLGQAFPIGQLLWIIVIGNLLLGMYAAALAYIACQSGLNSVLMGRFCFGEKGSKLSDFILGFTQIGWYAWGTATIALVLVRTTGMPEWLEIPLMVLFGFGFCVTAMIGYKGMDWLSRFAVPAMMLFILISLFTGLVDVRGFAGLSQQTPTESMSVAAAVTVIIGTFISGGTQATNWSRFAKTPKIAVISTMAAFFVGNGLMVLTGALGTMIYQQADIVDVLIAQGFVSIAVLMLFLNIWTTQDNTIYNFAVAGCNLLRTEKRRLVTVGGAAIGTVLAVGGMYNLLIPFLVLLGTFIPPMGGVIMADFWLKHKGRYPALASAQLPDFNRRGLAAYALGAGAAYFSPLLPPLVGVAVAAGSYAVLLRLKHATLGDSLPSTAKQ is encoded by the coding sequence ATGCATAATTCTGACTATCCCCTCAGTGAAGTCCCTACCAGTGCCCGAAAGGGCCTGCTTTCTACCTCGGCAGTACTGCTTGGGTTTACGTTTTTCACCGCCACCATGTGGGCAGGCGGCACCTTAGGCCAAGCCTTTCCAATTGGCCAACTGCTCTGGATCATAGTGATTGGTAATTTGCTGCTGGGGATGTATGCGGCAGCCCTCGCCTATATTGCTTGTCAAAGCGGGCTCAATTCGGTGCTGATGGGGCGCTTCTGCTTCGGCGAAAAAGGCAGCAAGCTCTCCGACTTTATTCTCGGTTTTACCCAGATTGGCTGGTACGCCTGGGGCACCGCAACGATTGCGCTAGTGTTAGTACGCACCACTGGGATGCCTGAATGGCTGGAAATCCCCTTAATGGTGCTGTTTGGGTTTGGTTTCTGCGTGACCGCCATGATTGGTTATAAAGGTATGGACTGGCTTTCGCGCTTTGCCGTCCCCGCCATGATGCTGTTTATATTGATTAGCCTATTCACCGGCCTAGTGGATGTGCGCGGCTTTGCGGGGCTGAGCCAGCAAACGCCCACGGAAAGTATGAGCGTCGCAGCGGCGGTTACTGTCATCATTGGCACCTTTATCAGCGGCGGCACCCAAGCCACTAACTGGAGCCGCTTCGCCAAAACACCGAAAATTGCCGTCATCTCCACCATGGCGGCTTTTTTTGTAGGTAACGGCTTAATGGTACTGACCGGCGCGCTGGGCACCATGATTTACCAGCAGGCGGATATCGTGGATGTGCTGATCGCTCAAGGGTTTGTCTCTATCGCCGTGCTAATGCTGTTTCTGAATATCTGGACTACCCAGGACAACACCATCTATAACTTCGCTGTGGCGGGCTGCAATTTACTGCGCACCGAAAAGCGCCGACTGGTCACCGTAGGCGGCGCAGCAATTGGCACGGTGCTGGCGGTAGGCGGCATGTATAACTTACTGATCCCCTTTCTGGTACTACTGGGCACCTTTATCCCACCCATGGGGGGCGTGATCATGGCCGACTTCTGGCTCAAGCATAAAGGCCGCTACCCCGCATTGGCATCTGCACAACTGCCCGATTTCAACCGACGTGGTTTAGCTGCCTATGCGCTGGGCGCCGGGGCCGCCTATTTTTCACCGTTATTACCGCCGCTGGTGGGTGTGGCAGTGGCTGCAGGAAGCTACGCCGTGCTGCTGCGCCTAAAGCACGCTACGCTGGGTGATAGCCTTCCATCCACTGCCAAACAATAA
- a CDS encoding rhodanese-like domain-containing protein, with protein sequence MTNEYQSAVLAFPPAKPATMASAMYDKLCYHTDAWDVAQDLANGIAGIVVIDTRSFEHYYAGHIPGAISLPHKEMTPERLSELDNNLVYIAYCDGIGCNGSTKGAWKLASAGLKVKEQLGGLDFWRRDQHPIQTGEQMGSLESTETVACGC encoded by the coding sequence ATGACTAACGAATATCAGTCTGCGGTGCTGGCGTTTCCGCCTGCTAAACCCGCCACAATGGCCTCCGCGATGTACGATAAGCTCTGCTATCACACGGATGCCTGGGATGTGGCGCAGGACTTGGCCAATGGGATTGCAGGTATTGTGGTGATCGATACCCGCAGCTTTGAACACTACTATGCCGGACATATTCCTGGGGCGATTAGTCTGCCACACAAAGAGATGACGCCAGAGCGTTTATCTGAGTTGGATAACAACCTTGTATATATCGCTTACTGCGATGGTATTGGCTGTAATGGCTCAACCAAAGGCGCTTGGAAGCTGGCGAGCGCAGGACTGAAAGTAAAAGAGCAGTTGGGTGGGTTGGACTTTTGGCGACGTGACCAGCATCCCATCCAAACAGGTGAGCAGATGGGAAGCTTGGAGAGCACGGAGACTGTGGCGTGTGGGTGTTAG
- a CDS encoding efflux RND transporter periplasmic adaptor subunit produces MAVTLLRSLPILLALLVLTGCEQPQAQSTEPTRPVKLLTLQSANTAVLRQFPARVEASTRSNLSFRMAGELLELNVSPGQRVSEGEVIARIDDRNAQSELDSARSRLQLAEATLERMRYTLQRGAVSQSQFDESESEWRAARATFEQAQEQVEHTKLRAPYDGVIAQVPVDNRQIVQVQETVAVIQQPGQLDVVFHLPEQIVQRIPHSNGTPFGDALAFEVRFGNSDKPYLAQLASYTTQASAQSLAYEITLTLPQPDDITLLDGMSANVRLDLSSLQIDSSTPLWHLPAEAVSYAGDDPNQAQVWRFAEPENVEAVPVEVGQLTSNGLEVSGELAAGDRIVAAGAHRLTADTQVTPWEKEQGL; encoded by the coding sequence GTGGCCGTTACTCTTCTCCGTTCATTGCCCATCCTGCTGGCTCTGCTCGTGCTAACGGGTTGCGAGCAACCCCAGGCGCAGTCAACTGAACCAACGCGCCCAGTCAAGTTGCTTACGTTGCAGTCGGCGAACACCGCAGTCTTGAGGCAGTTTCCGGCGCGTGTGGAAGCCTCTACGCGCAGCAACTTGTCCTTTCGGATGGCAGGGGAGCTGTTGGAACTCAATGTCAGCCCCGGCCAGCGGGTGAGCGAGGGCGAGGTGATCGCGCGGATCGATGATCGCAATGCGCAAAGCGAACTGGACAGCGCCCGTTCGCGCTTGCAGCTAGCCGAGGCAACGCTGGAGCGCATGCGCTATACCCTGCAGCGCGGGGCGGTCAGTCAATCCCAGTTTGATGAGTCGGAGAGTGAGTGGCGGGCCGCCCGAGCCACCTTTGAGCAGGCCCAAGAGCAGGTCGAGCATACAAAGCTTCGCGCCCCTTACGATGGCGTGATTGCCCAAGTGCCGGTGGATAATCGTCAGATAGTCCAGGTTCAGGAAACCGTCGCCGTGATTCAGCAGCCAGGGCAGTTAGACGTGGTGTTTCATCTACCCGAGCAGATCGTGCAGCGCATACCACACAGCAATGGAACGCCCTTCGGTGATGCGCTGGCGTTCGAAGTGCGCTTTGGTAATAGTGACAAGCCCTATCTCGCCCAGCTTGCCTCTTACACCACCCAAGCCAGCGCGCAGAGCTTGGCGTATGAAATCACCCTTACGCTTCCCCAGCCGGACGATATCACCCTGTTGGATGGCATGAGCGCCAACGTGCGCTTGGACTTGAGTTCGCTGCAAATCGACAGTAGCACCCCGCTGTGGCACCTGCCTGCGGAGGCGGTGAGCTATGCCGGTGATGATCCTAACCAGGCCCAGGTATGGCGGTTCGCCGAGCCGGAAAACGTTGAAGCAGTGCCGGTGGAGGTTGGTCAATTAACCTCAAACGGCCTTGAAGTCAGCGGAGAGTTGGCAGCGGGGGATCGCATCGTGGCCGCTGGCGCCCACCGCTTAACCGCAGACACCCAGGTGACGCCGTGGGAAAAGGAGCAGGGGCTATAA
- a CDS encoding GNAT family N-acetyltransferase produces MVNIRSAVLNDLEPLSALLDGYRQFYKQPSDIQAARDFLEQRMGLGDSFILVSESKDGTLTGFVQLYPGVSTVGLNARWTLNDLFVLPECRDKGTGRALMEAATQLAHGHGVARLILMTQVENERAQHLYESLGWQRNTAFYGYLLDIK; encoded by the coding sequence ATGGTTAACATTCGTTCGGCGGTACTCAATGACTTAGAACCTCTTAGCGCATTACTTGATGGCTATCGTCAGTTTTATAAGCAGCCGAGTGATATTCAAGCAGCGCGTGATTTTTTAGAGCAGCGCATGGGGCTAGGGGATTCATTCATTCTGGTTAGCGAGAGCAAAGATGGGACGCTCACGGGGTTTGTGCAGCTCTACCCCGGTGTTTCCACGGTGGGCCTAAATGCCCGCTGGACGCTAAATGACCTCTTTGTGTTGCCGGAGTGTCGCGATAAAGGCACCGGAAGGGCATTGATGGAAGCTGCCACCCAGCTAGCCCATGGTCACGGCGTCGCACGCTTGATACTAATGACCCAGGTTGAGAACGAGCGCGCCCAGCACCTTTATGAATCATTGGGCTGGCAGCGTAATACGGCATTCTACGGTTATTTGTTGGATATCAAATAA
- the codA gene encoding cytosine deaminase, which translates to MSMQIINARLRQRPELYRLEIENGTFTSITVQDAPQTASEEQIDAGAKLVCAPFIEPHIHLDAALTAGEPSWNQSGTLFEGIERWGERKPMLTEADIRERVVKTLNLLIGNGVQFVRTHADTSDPSLIGLKTLCALRDELKDKIDIQVVAFPQDGLLSYPGGEKLMEEALEFGADVVGGIPHFEYTRELGVASMKRVIELAIKYDRLVDVHCDEIDDPNSRFLEVLACEALFNDLGSRVTASHTTAMHSYDNAYCSKLFLLLKRSGINFVSCPTESIHLQGRFDTYPKRRGVTRVKELNAAGINVCFAEDSIFDPWYSLGNGKLLRTLDFGLHICQMMGYQDFSQALSLITDNSARTLNIEERYGIEVGKPASFNLLEGEDDYSVLRTQGEVLLSVRHGEIIMQREPAKITTPPWLG; encoded by the coding sequence ATGAGCATGCAAATTATCAACGCCCGCCTACGCCAGCGCCCTGAGCTTTACCGACTTGAGATTGAGAACGGCACATTCACGTCAATTACCGTGCAAGACGCACCGCAAACAGCGAGCGAAGAGCAGATCGATGCGGGCGCTAAGCTCGTTTGTGCGCCTTTTATTGAGCCACACATTCATCTGGACGCCGCCCTCACCGCCGGTGAACCAAGCTGGAACCAGAGCGGCACGCTGTTTGAAGGTATTGAGCGCTGGGGCGAGCGTAAACCCATGCTTACCGAAGCAGATATTCGTGAGCGAGTAGTGAAAACGCTTAATTTATTGATCGGCAATGGCGTGCAGTTTGTGCGCACCCACGCCGATACCAGCGACCCCAGCCTGATTGGCCTTAAAACCCTGTGCGCCTTGCGCGATGAATTAAAAGATAAAATCGACATTCAGGTGGTCGCCTTCCCGCAAGACGGCCTGCTCTCTTACCCCGGCGGCGAAAAACTGATGGAAGAAGCGTTGGAGTTTGGCGCCGATGTGGTGGGCGGCATCCCCCACTTCGAGTACACCCGGGAGCTGGGTGTCGCTTCCATGAAGCGGGTAATCGAGCTGGCAATCAAGTACGACCGCTTGGTGGACGTGCACTGCGACGAGATTGACGATCCCAACTCGCGCTTTCTCGAAGTACTGGCCTGCGAAGCGCTGTTTAACGACCTGGGCAGTCGCGTTACCGCCAGCCATACCACGGCGATGCACTCCTACGACAACGCCTACTGCTCCAAGCTGTTTCTGCTGCTCAAGCGTTCGGGCATTAACTTTGTCTCCTGCCCCACGGAAAGCATTCATCTTCAGGGGCGCTTTGACACCTATCCAAAACGCCGCGGCGTGACACGGGTAAAAGAGCTCAACGCAGCGGGCATTAACGTCTGCTTTGCCGAGGACTCCATCTTTGATCCCTGGTACTCCTTGGGGAATGGCAAGCTGTTGCGAACGCTGGATTTTGGCCTGCATATCTGCCAAATGATGGGCTATCAGGACTTCAGCCAGGCACTTTCACTGATTACCGATAACAGCGCCCGCACGCTCAATATTGAAGAGCGTTATGGCATTGAGGTCGGCAAACCCGCCAGCTTCAACCTGCTGGAAGGCGAGGATGACTACAGCGTGCTGCGCACCCAAGGCGAAGTGCTGCTTTCCGTACGCCATGGCGAGATCATTATGCAGCGCGAGCCAGCCAAAATTACGACGCCCCCGTGGCTTGGCTAA
- a CDS encoding amino acid ABC transporter substrate-binding protein, with the protein MKWLVVVLLSSAMWHCAAASDERVASSPTLSRIASTGEIAVGHRTSEIPFSYLVNDQPTGYAIELCRNVIEGLEATLGLSDLKITYVPVTPANRFILVRNGDVDIECGVTTNTPERRRQAAFSYPHFLTTTRYVSLANQHMDSLQDLAGRSVVSTTGTINIAQLNELNRTEGLNISVMLSRDHEEAFAMVASGQASAFVMDEILLAGLVSSAADPAAFHISQATLSSAEPYGLVMPPDDPVFVELVNKELRNIYQSDTIHTLYEKWFLQPLPPDNRVLNLPLAPALAAIFANPEQYIE; encoded by the coding sequence ATGAAGTGGCTAGTAGTGGTATTACTAAGTAGTGCGATGTGGCATTGTGCCGCCGCTAGTGATGAGCGGGTAGCCTCTTCACCGACTTTGTCGCGTATTGCGTCCACTGGCGAGATTGCTGTCGGCCATCGTACCAGCGAAATTCCCTTCTCCTACCTGGTCAACGACCAACCAACAGGCTATGCGATCGAGCTATGCCGAAATGTCATTGAAGGTTTGGAGGCAACATTAGGGTTAAGTGATCTCAAGATAACTTATGTGCCGGTAACGCCGGCCAATCGGTTTATATTAGTGCGTAATGGCGACGTGGATATCGAGTGCGGGGTAACTACCAATACCCCTGAGCGTCGACGCCAAGCCGCTTTTTCGTACCCTCATTTTCTGACCACAACGCGTTATGTATCCCTCGCTAACCAGCATATGGACAGTTTGCAGGATTTGGCGGGCCGCAGCGTGGTATCAACCACGGGCACTATCAATATTGCCCAGCTCAACGAGCTGAATCGCACCGAGGGGCTCAATATATCGGTAATGCTCAGCCGTGACCATGAGGAAGCCTTTGCGATGGTCGCCTCAGGGCAGGCTTCCGCGTTTGTGATGGATGAGATTTTGTTAGCGGGTTTGGTTTCGTCTGCTGCCGACCCTGCCGCTTTTCATATTTCTCAAGCAACACTGAGCAGTGCAGAGCCCTATGGCTTAGTGATGCCGCCTGATGACCCTGTTTTTGTTGAGCTGGTCAATAAGGAGCTACGCAACATTTATCAGAGTGATACTATCCACACGCTTTATGAAAAATGGTTTTTGCAGCCGCTCCCTCCCGATAACCGAGTATTGAACTTGCCACTAGCGCCGGCGCTTGCTGCTATTTTCGCCAATCCTGAGCAGTACATAGAGTAG